The DNA sequence ACGGCTTCGCCCCGCCCCGCCCGGGCCACCCGGACCGCGACTGGATGGGCTCCACCGTCCGCCTCCACGAGGGCGGCGAACCCGTCGTCGAACCGGAGCGGCTGACCGCGACCGTCGAAGGCGTGGACGTCAGCAGCCACAACGGGAACGTGGCCTGGAGCACCCTCTGGAACTCCGGAGCCCGCTTCGCCTACGTCAAGGCCACCGAGGGCACCGGCTACACCAACCCGTACTTCGCCCAGCAGTACAACGGCTCGTACAACGTCGGCATGCTGCGCGGCTCCTACCACTTCGCGCTGCCCGACCACGCCGACGGCGCCGCCCAGGCGAACTACTTCGCCGACCACGGCGGCGGCTGGTCCGCCGACGGGCGGACGCTGCCCGGCGTGCTCGACATGGAGTACAACCCCTACGGCGACATCTGCTACGGGATGAGCACCGGCGCCCTGGTCGACTGGATGACCGACTTCTTCCGCACCTACCGGCAGCGCACCGGCCGGGACGCCGTCCTGTACACCTCCACCGCCTGGTGGCAGCGGTGCACCGGCGACTACGCCGGCTTCGGCGCCGTCAACCCGCTGTGGATCCCGCGCTACGCCGGCTCGCCGGGGACGCTCCCGGCCGGCTGGAGCTTCCACACGTTCTGGCAGTACACCGACACCGGGCCGGTGGTCGGCGACCACAACCGCTTCAACGGCTCGCAGTCCCGCCTCCAGGCGCTGGCCGACGGCTGAGGGCCGAGGGGCTGACGGCCGGGCCGCCGACGGCTGACGGGGCGGCCTCACGGCGGGCCGTGCCCCCGGCACATCGGCGCCGGGGGCACGGCTCTCACGCGTGCCGGCGAACGGCCGTCAGCCGCAGTTGCCGGCCGGGCGGTGCCGGGTCACCAGGTCGGTGTAGCCGGTGGTCGCGTCGGTCCACACCACGCGGGTGCCGGAGTCCGCCGCGCCGCCCAGCTGCTCACCGCGGTTGCAGGAGACCCGGCC is a window from the Streptomyces mobaraensis genome containing:
- a CDS encoding lysozyme, translating into MSALPRPTTPHARRRPPGPAAVRTLLTALLAVVALLVALPGTARAAGDGFAPPRPGHPDRDWMGSTVRLHEGGEPVVEPERLTATVEGVDVSSHNGNVAWSTLWNSGARFAYVKATEGTGYTNPYFAQQYNGSYNVGMLRGSYHFALPDHADGAAQANYFADHGGGWSADGRTLPGVLDMEYNPYGDICYGMSTGALVDWMTDFFRTYRQRTGRDAVLYTSTAWWQRCTGDYAGFGAVNPLWIPRYAGSPGTLPAGWSFHTFWQYTDTGPVVGDHNRFNGSQSRLQALADG